One Bacillus sp. 2205SS5-2 genomic region harbors:
- a CDS encoding MFS transporter, producing the protein MKNNVEWKQKRGPLLILSFNLFIIMVGIGLVIPILPFYVEKFNANAQVLGALIAVFAFMQFLFAPVWGRLSDKIGRKPLITIGLIGFAVAEFIFAFAVGLWMLFLSRMLAGIFGSALMPTAMAYVSDVTDEDKRGQGMGILGAAMGLGIVVGPGIGGWLAEFDLSYPFLFAGIAASIAALVSVVVLPESYPKELREQESSVKRENQFILMKKALSSQVGFLLILVFIMSFGLANFQSIFSYYALKRYEYGPQEVGSIILIIGIIGTVVQGVVVGKMTKKFGEERVVTISLLISAFGFIIMTLAPSFVWILVTTSIFFIGNSMLRPSLNSLISKLAGNRQGMVMGLNNSFLSLGNVVGPLLAGTLFEVNIQIPYLFGAFVMIVGLVATKIWIAQKEKINIVA; encoded by the coding sequence ATGAAAAATAATGTAGAATGGAAGCAAAAGCGTGGTCCATTACTCATACTAAGCTTTAATTTGTTTATCATCATGGTAGGAATTGGACTTGTCATCCCGATACTTCCCTTTTATGTGGAAAAATTTAATGCCAATGCACAAGTACTGGGTGCCCTCATTGCGGTCTTCGCGTTTATGCAATTTTTATTTGCTCCTGTATGGGGGAGGTTGTCCGATAAAATTGGACGAAAACCTCTAATTACAATTGGCTTAATTGGCTTTGCTGTGGCTGAATTTATATTTGCTTTTGCGGTTGGGCTGTGGATGTTATTCCTCTCACGAATGTTAGCTGGTATCTTCGGATCTGCTCTAATGCCGACTGCAATGGCGTATGTATCCGATGTAACAGATGAGGATAAGCGTGGACAAGGTATGGGAATATTAGGAGCCGCAATGGGACTAGGAATCGTTGTAGGACCTGGGATTGGGGGCTGGTTGGCTGAATTTGATTTATCCTATCCTTTCTTATTTGCTGGAATTGCTGCATCTATAGCTGCATTGGTATCTGTTGTGGTTTTACCTGAATCCTATCCAAAAGAGCTCAGGGAACAAGAGAGCTCAGTAAAACGGGAAAATCAATTTATCTTAATGAAAAAGGCCTTATCAAGTCAAGTAGGATTTTTACTCATTTTAGTTTTCATTATGAGTTTCGGATTGGCCAATTTTCAATCTATTTTTAGCTACTATGCTTTGAAGAGATACGAATATGGTCCACAAGAAGTAGGAAGTATTATCTTAATTATCGGGATTATCGGGACGGTTGTTCAAGGAGTAGTTGTTGGAAAAATGACGAAAAAATTTGGTGAGGAACGGGTTGTGACAATCTCGTTGCTTATTAGTGCATTTGGTTTTATTATCATGACTTTAGCACCAAGTTTTGTTTGGATTTTGGTTACGACATCAATCTTCTTCATCGGTAATTCGATGCTACGTCCATCCTTAAACTCCTTAATTTCTAAGTTAGCAGGAAATCGCCAAGGGATGGTTATGGGACTGAATAATTCTTTTTTAAGTCTAGGAAATGTCGTTGGTCCATTACTTGCCGGAACATTATTTGAAGTTAACATCCAGATCCCTTATCTTTTTGGTGCTTTTGTAATGATTGTGGGTTTAGTGGCAACAAAAATTTGGATTGCTCAAAAAGAAAAAATAAACATCGTTGCATAG